One stretch of Candidatus Eisenbacteria bacterium DNA includes these proteins:
- a CDS encoding YtxH domain-containing protein yields the protein MSDRSSSGDKLAYLLIGAGIGATLALLFAPKSGRELRRDIAGVTRKTYHKGEELAHSVGDKVSEGLGRVRETAEKEKGKIAAAIEAGKQAYREERQRGDS from the coding sequence ATGTCCGACAGAAGTTCGAGCGGCGACAAGCTGGCCTATCTGCTTATAGGAGCTGGAATTGGAGCGACGCTAGCCCTGTTGTTCGCTCCCAAGTCCGGCCGGGAGCTCCGGCGGGACATCGCCGGCGTGACGCGCAAGACCTACCACAAGGGGGAGGAGCTCGCGCATAGCGTCGGCGACAAGGTCTCGGAAGGATTGGGGCGCGTCCGGGAGACGGCGGAAAAGGAGAAGGGCAAAATCGCCGCCGCCATCGAGGCCGGCAAGCAGGCCTACCGTGAGGAGCGCCAGAGGGGCGATTCCTAG
- a CDS encoding SDR family oxidoreductase — MTLRGSTVFITGASSGIGRSCAEAFAREGARILLAARRSERLAEAARGIADRLRTEIHLLVLDVRDELAVEKTIAALPDAWSSIDLLVNNAGLSRGLDKLQDGRPDDWAEMIDTNIKGLLHVTRAVLPGMLRRGRGQIINIGSIAGHESYPGGNVYCATKAAVRALSAGLRMDLVDTPIRVTTVDPGLVETEFSLVRFHGDEARARRVYQGLEPLTPDDVAEVVLFCATRPAHVDVAEVLLLPTAQASATLVHRRPEAER, encoded by the coding sequence ATGACGCTCCGAGGCTCGACGGTCTTCATCACCGGGGCAAGCAGCGGGATCGGCCGATCCTGCGCCGAAGCGTTCGCGCGGGAAGGGGCGCGTATCCTGCTCGCCGCGCGCCGGAGCGAGAGGCTCGCGGAAGCGGCGCGGGGGATCGCGGATCGACTCCGGACGGAGATCCATCTGCTCGTCCTCGACGTGCGTGACGAGCTGGCCGTCGAGAAGACGATCGCCGCTCTTCCCGATGCATGGTCCTCGATCGATCTCCTCGTGAACAACGCGGGACTGAGCCGCGGGCTCGACAAGCTGCAGGACGGGCGCCCGGACGACTGGGCGGAGATGATCGACACGAACATCAAGGGGCTTCTTCATGTCACCCGCGCCGTCCTGCCGGGGATGCTGCGGCGGGGAAGGGGACAGATCATCAACATCGGCTCGATCGCGGGCCACGAGTCGTATCCCGGAGGGAATGTCTACTGCGCCACAAAAGCGGCGGTCCGCGCGCTCTCCGCGGGGCTTCGGATGGACCTCGTCGACACGCCGATCAGAGTGACGACCGTCGATCCCGGTCTGGTCGAGACCGAGTTCAGTCTCGTCCGCTTCCACGGGGACGAGGCGCGGGCGCGACGCGTCTACCAGGGGCTTGAGCCGCTCACGCCCGACGACGTCGCGGAGGTTGTTCTCTTCTGCGCGACGCGCCCCGCGCATGTCGATGTGGCGGAGGTCCTCTTGCTGCCGACCGCCCAGGCGTCGGCGACCCTGGTGCACAGGAGGCCGGAGGCTGAACGATAG
- a CDS encoding capsule assembly Wzi family protein codes for MDVGEVEIDRTRGIVVAQDDPAQIPLPQLDAPRRAEAAGRVPEDPVRNGDAQRLAKGEIDPVGPRFLLRESAQGRQTIVGENAWIPGAPDGPRERLGIDRPMEAHIDHAYQVGEDGIAHSRRRRDCLRRDLPAGGALQERRGEQDPWQRGNHGAILAGERGRSKEDRAVVGEIPLPNGAHRTETAVVMALASRRSALSAGFLAALFGLLAAGARGDRLAPEILNAGDAAWEDLYLLELSGAMPAGISSMRPIPRGEAARWIAGASRAGPVASAASEIPFARLDRRFSRELRRLGERPRHRETPPAILLAERPHPQNSLALDGASSELRLGGAFSLHGRSRDGLQTIGDSTRAGIYGVFLLGRTVALQGEIFVGKIREGRSFGDPLVAGTDILYFLDEASAAVAADGFWARLARGRHRWGPGWGSALLLDGASAPINFLEYDLSLPAGIRFRSFSGSLNVAEERGIAAHRLEVPLGPDLRVAIFEGVRFYGGFDHPLYLLGLLPYTLVQRLDWQDSAVDSLRMRQRNNVLAGADVCWRPAARSLAYAELLVDDLPAASGKAPARVGFRIGVAFMPSVGGAPIDVGLEAAKISRYAYGVYYGHDGDLGWIHQGRGIGERDGPDQEAIRLRLGRYAGRDLRIEIGLLYANRGAGDLGEAWSESLAAVTSPTRRALTVSGPVERERGASLRWSWDPRDNVSVSLLTRGSLVRHPGNRPGGGRAKTIGFSLLASIRL; via the coding sequence ATGGACGTCGGAGAGGTGGAGATCGACCGGACCCGAGGGATCGTCGTGGCGCAGGACGATCCCGCCCAGATCCCACTCCCGCAGCTCGACGCGCCGCGACGCGCGGAAGCTGCCGGGCGCGTACCCGAGGATCCGGTACGGAACGGGGATGCGCAGCGGCTTGCGAAAGGAGAGATCGATCCGGTTGGTCCGCGCTTCCTCCTCCGGGAGTCGGCTCAGGGTCGCCAGACGATCGTAGGGGAGAACGCTTGGATTCCCGGAGCGCCCGATGGCCCCCGCGAGCGTCTCGGAATCGATCGTCCCATGGAGGCGCATATCGATCATGCCTATCAGGTAGGCGAAGACGGGATCGCGCACTCCCGGCGCCGGAGGGACTGCCTCCGGCGGGACCTGCCTGCCGGCGGCGCTCTGCAGGAGCGTCGTGGCGAGCAGGACCCATGGCAGCGCGGCAACCATGGGGCGATTCTTGCGGGCGAACGCGGGCGGAGCAAGGAGGATCGAGCGGTCGTGGGCGAGATTCCCCTTCCAAACGGGGCGCATCGGACCGAGACTGCCGTCGTGATGGCGTTGGCCTCTCGAAGAAGCGCCTTATCGGCAGGTTTCCTTGCGGCTCTGTTCGGCCTGCTCGCCGCCGGAGCGCGGGGCGATCGCCTCGCCCCCGAGATCCTGAACGCCGGCGACGCGGCTTGGGAAGATCTCTACCTGCTCGAGCTCTCCGGCGCTATGCCGGCGGGGATCTCCTCCATGCGGCCGATCCCCCGGGGAGAAGCCGCGCGATGGATCGCCGGCGCCTCGCGCGCCGGACCGGTCGCTTCCGCCGCCTCTGAGATTCCTTTCGCTCGTCTCGACCGGCGGTTCTCGAGGGAGCTGCGAAGGCTTGGAGAGAGGCCTCGGCACAGGGAGACTCCACCCGCGATCCTGCTCGCGGAGCGGCCGCATCCTCAGAACAGCCTCGCCCTCGATGGAGCCTCCAGCGAGTTGAGGTTGGGAGGCGCCTTTTCTCTGCACGGCAGGAGCAGGGACGGCCTGCAGACAATCGGCGACTCGACGCGCGCCGGAATCTACGGCGTCTTCCTGCTTGGACGGACGGTCGCCCTGCAGGGGGAGATCTTTGTCGGCAAGATCCGCGAGGGACGCTCCTTCGGCGACCCGCTCGTCGCGGGAACGGACATCCTGTACTTCCTCGATGAAGCGAGCGCAGCGGTCGCGGCGGACGGATTCTGGGCGCGTCTCGCCCGAGGCAGACACCGCTGGGGGCCCGGCTGGGGCTCCGCTCTCCTCCTCGACGGCGCGTCGGCCCCGATCAACTTCCTGGAGTACGATCTCTCGCTCCCGGCGGGAATCCGTTTTCGATCCTTCTCCGGCAGCCTCAATGTTGCCGAGGAGCGCGGGATCGCCGCCCACAGACTGGAGGTTCCCCTCGGCCCCGACCTGCGCGTCGCGATCTTCGAGGGGGTCCGCTTCTATGGAGGCTTCGATCACCCTCTCTACCTGCTCGGTCTGCTTCCCTATACGCTCGTCCAGAGGCTCGACTGGCAGGACTCGGCGGTCGATTCGCTCAGGATGCGCCAGCGCAACAATGTCCTCGCCGGCGCCGACGTCTGCTGGAGGCCGGCCGCGCGGAGCCTGGCCTATGCGGAGCTTCTCGTCGACGACTTGCCGGCCGCGAGCGGCAAGGCGCCCGCCCGCGTCGGATTTCGGATCGGCGTCGCCTTCATGCCGTCCGTCGGAGGCGCGCCCATCGATGTCGGCCTCGAGGCCGCGAAGATCTCGCGGTATGCCTACGGCGTCTACTACGGACACGATGGGGATCTCGGCTGGATCCACCAAGGCAGAGGAATCGGCGAACGGGACGGGCCCGATCAGGAAGCGATTCGCCTTCGCTTGGGGCGTTACGCGGGGAGAGACCTGAGAATCGAGATCGGGCTCCTCTACGCCAACCGGGGCGCCGGAGATCTGGGAGAGGCCTGGTCGGAGAGCCTGGCGGCAGTGACGAGTCCGACGAGGCGGGCGCTCACGGTCAGCGGGCCTGTCGAGCGGGAGCGGGGAGCGTCGCTCCGGTGGAGTTGGGATCCTCGCGACAACGTGAGCGTGAGCTTGCTCACGCGGGGAAGCCTCGTGCGCCATCCGGGGAACCGCCCCGGCGGAGGGCGCGCCAAGACGATCGGCTTCTCGCTCCTCGCCTCCATCAGACTCTAG